The Streptomyces pactum genome contains a region encoding:
- a CDS encoding serine hydrolase domain-containing protein has product MTTPQEELLPATRRALLHRIAVAQAEGRTPSLVAAVVRGGRTVWHGARTSVDGHGPDENVQYRIGSITKTFTAVLVLRLRDEGLLDLGDPLEKHLPGTGAGAATIAELLAHSGGLAAESPAPWWERTPGSLRPELADVLGKQPLLHPVGRRHHYSNPGYTLLGALVEKLRGAPWEDVLQREVLEPLGLTRTSGLPRAPHAGGWAVHPWADVMLAEPAEDLGRMAPAGQLWSTTGDLARFAVFLARGNDTVLSAETVREMRAPAAAAEATDVLTGAAYGLGLQIQRWDGRLLVGHSGSLPGFLATLTISVEDDVAAVVLTNCTSGPLTARVGADLVRIVAEAEPRIPEPWRPLPEADACVLELAGQWYWGTNAFALRLTIDGGVSLEPLSGNGRRSRFRANPDGTWTGIEGYYAGELLQAVRRPDGAVSHLDLGSFVFTRQPYDEGAPVPGGVDPEGWRGVG; this is encoded by the coding sequence ATGACGACACCTCAGGAAGAGCTGCTCCCCGCCACCCGACGGGCGCTGCTGCACCGCATCGCCGTGGCGCAGGCCGAAGGGCGTACGCCGTCGCTCGTCGCGGCGGTGGTCCGGGGCGGACGGACCGTGTGGCACGGGGCGCGTACCTCGGTCGACGGGCACGGCCCGGACGAGAACGTGCAGTACCGGATCGGCTCGATCACCAAGACGTTCACCGCGGTTCTCGTCCTGCGACTCCGTGACGAGGGATTGCTCGATCTCGGGGATCCGCTGGAGAAGCATCTACCGGGTACCGGGGCGGGGGCGGCCACGATCGCCGAGTTGCTGGCGCACTCGGGCGGGCTGGCTGCCGAGTCCCCCGCGCCGTGGTGGGAGAGGACGCCGGGTTCGTTGCGGCCCGAACTCGCCGATGTGCTGGGCAAGCAGCCGCTCCTGCACCCGGTGGGCCGTCGGCACCACTACTCGAACCCGGGCTACACCCTGCTCGGCGCGCTGGTCGAGAAGTTGCGCGGTGCCCCGTGGGAGGACGTGCTGCAGCGGGAGGTGCTGGAGCCACTGGGGCTGACCCGTACGTCCGGGCTCCCGCGGGCGCCGCATGCCGGTGGCTGGGCCGTACATCCGTGGGCCGACGTCATGCTGGCCGAGCCCGCCGAAGACCTTGGGCGGATGGCCCCGGCAGGTCAGCTCTGGTCCACCACCGGAGATCTGGCGCGGTTCGCGGTGTTCCTGGCGAGGGGGAACGACACGGTGCTGAGCGCGGAGACCGTGCGGGAGATGCGGGCGCCCGCGGCGGCGGCCGAGGCCACGGACGTCCTGACCGGCGCGGCGTACGGCCTCGGACTGCAGATCCAGCGCTGGGACGGGCGGCTGCTCGTGGGCCACTCCGGCTCGCTGCCGGGCTTCCTGGCCACCCTCACCATCAGCGTGGAGGACGACGTGGCCGCGGTGGTGCTGACCAACTGCACTTCCGGGCCGCTGACGGCCAGGGTCGGCGCCGACCTCGTGCGTATCGTCGCCGAGGCGGAACCCCGGATCCCCGAGCCGTGGCGTCCCCTGCCGGAGGCCGACGCCTGCGTGCTGGAGCTGGCCGGGCAGTGGTACTGGGGGACCAACGCGTTCGCACTACGGTTGACGATCGACGGGGGAGTCTCGCTGGAGCCGCTGTCGGGCAATGGTCGCCGCTCGCGCTTCCGGGCGAATCCTGACGGCACATGGACCGGGATCGAGGGCTACTACGCCGGAGAGCTCCTGCAAGCCGTGCGGCGTCCGGACGGGGCAGTGAGCCATCTCGACCTCGGCTCGTTCGTGTTCACGCGTCAGCCGTACGACGAGGGGGCCCCGGTGCCGGGAGGGGTGGACCCGGAGGGGTGGCGGGGGGTCGGCTGA
- a CDS encoding GNAT family N-acetyltransferase — MGDLEIRPTAQDDIPAVVAMLADDPLGAQRESPHDLSPYLAAFERLSADPNQHLVVAVRHDRVVGTLQLTIIPGLSRRGATRSIIEGVRIHADERGSGLGTRLIEWAVDESRRQGCHLVQLTSDKTRTDAHRFYERLGFSASHTGFKLRL, encoded by the coding sequence ATGGGAGATCTTGAGATACGGCCCACCGCCCAGGACGACATCCCGGCGGTCGTCGCGATGCTCGCCGACGACCCGCTGGGTGCCCAACGCGAGTCACCGCACGACCTGAGCCCCTACCTGGCAGCGTTCGAGCGGCTCAGCGCCGATCCGAACCAGCATCTGGTCGTCGCCGTCCGCCACGACCGAGTCGTCGGCACGCTCCAGCTCACGATCATCCCCGGTCTGTCACGGCGCGGCGCCACCCGGTCGATCATCGAAGGTGTCCGCATCCACGCCGACGAACGCGGCAGCGGCCTGGGCACACGGCTCATCGAGTGGGCGGTCGACGAATCCCGCCGGCAGGGCTGTCACCTGGTGCAGCTCACCTCCGACAAAACCCGGACCGATGCCCACCGCTTCTATGAGCGCCTCGGTTTCTCGGCATCGCACACGGGCTTCAAGCTCCGGCTCTGA
- a CDS encoding GNAT family N-acetyltransferase encodes MPTPSLASLPIRRLTLRDLTACADLSEDRGWPREEHKWGFLLTAGAGYGIDDPQGGLVSACTVTEYGPPGRPSLAAIGMVLVAERHARQGVGRRLMRHVVAALGTIPLTLHATPNGRPLYEELGFKATGRAEMLRGRFTPGGPEPRITTRAATAEDLAAILRLDGEVFGTDRTHIITRLPAFADQLRVAEEDGRLIGYAAAWPNMDTHVVGPLIAHDTETAKALIGSLAARTDRPLRTDIDARHVELLAWAKERGLAFVAPNAVMTYGITELPGDWHRRFAPLTVAAG; translated from the coding sequence GTGCCGACACCTTCCCTCGCCTCTCTGCCGATCCGCCGCCTGACGCTTCGCGATCTCACCGCCTGCGCCGACCTGTCCGAGGACCGGGGGTGGCCGCGCGAAGAACACAAGTGGGGATTCCTCCTGACGGCCGGGGCGGGGTATGGCATCGACGATCCCCAAGGCGGACTCGTCAGCGCCTGCACCGTCACCGAGTACGGGCCGCCCGGACGTCCCTCCCTCGCCGCCATCGGCATGGTGCTCGTCGCCGAACGACACGCCCGTCAGGGTGTCGGACGCCGGCTGATGCGTCATGTCGTCGCCGCACTGGGCACCATCCCCCTGACCCTGCACGCGACCCCGAACGGCCGGCCGCTCTACGAGGAGCTCGGCTTCAAGGCCACCGGCCGGGCGGAGATGCTGCGTGGGCGTTTCACTCCGGGCGGGCCCGAGCCCAGGATCACCACGCGCGCGGCCACTGCCGAGGACCTCGCCGCGATCCTCCGCCTCGACGGGGAGGTGTTCGGAACCGACCGCACCCACATCATCACGCGGCTGCCCGCCTTTGCCGACCAACTGCGCGTCGCCGAGGAAGACGGCCGGCTCATCGGGTATGCCGCGGCCTGGCCCAACATGGACACCCACGTCGTGGGTCCGCTGATCGCCCACGACACCGAGACGGCCAAGGCGCTGATCGGCTCCCTCGCCGCCCGCACCGACCGCCCGCTGCGCACGGACATCGACGCACGGCACGTGGAGCTGCTGGCCTGGGCGAAGGAGCGCGGCCTCGCCTTCGTCGCCCCCAACGCGGTCATGACGTACGGGATCACGGAGCTGCCCGGGGACTGGCACCGGCGGTTCGCTCCGCTGACGGTGGCCGCGGGCTGA
- a CDS encoding LysR family transcriptional regulator: MDLALLRTFVTVHRAGSFTRAAALLGLSQPAVTSQIRTLERQLGRPLFLRQARGVTPTTIGDELAHKAAPHLDALVEIAEVGVDDDSSLKTLHLAGPPEFTAERALPVLTELTGEDGQGFTLRASFGNAEETLEGLAAGHHDLAIGTARPRGALLTATPLCDEEHVLVAAPHWAKRAGSGRLRHSAAPALEHVPVVEVHESLPFVARYWASVFDARPAAPGTVVAPDLRAVLACTVAGAGLAVLPRYLCAGALERGDVVALHEPAVPPLRTYFLVVRTGTLAMPHIARAHEWLLRAAADWN; this comes from the coding sequence ATGGATCTGGCCCTGCTGCGCACCTTCGTGACCGTGCACCGAGCCGGTTCTTTCACCCGCGCCGCGGCCTTGCTCGGCCTCTCCCAGCCGGCCGTCACCTCGCAGATTCGCACCCTGGAACGCCAGCTCGGACGCCCCCTGTTCTTGCGGCAGGCCCGCGGCGTCACCCCGACGACCATCGGCGACGAACTCGCCCACAAGGCCGCGCCGCATCTCGACGCCCTGGTCGAGATCGCCGAGGTCGGGGTGGACGACGACTCCTCACTCAAGACCCTGCATCTCGCCGGACCACCCGAGTTCACCGCTGAGCGAGCTCTTCCCGTACTCACGGAACTCACCGGCGAGGACGGACAGGGCTTCACCCTGCGCGCCTCGTTCGGAAACGCCGAGGAGACCCTGGAGGGACTGGCTGCCGGGCATCACGATCTGGCCATCGGCACGGCCCGGCCGCGTGGCGCGCTGCTCACGGCGACTCCGCTCTGCGACGAGGAGCACGTCCTGGTCGCCGCGCCCCACTGGGCAAAGCGGGCCGGCTCCGGAAGGCTCCGGCACTCCGCCGCACCCGCTCTGGAACATGTCCCCGTGGTCGAGGTGCACGAGTCGCTGCCCTTCGTCGCCCGTTACTGGGCATCCGTCTTCGACGCCCGCCCGGCCGCCCCGGGCACGGTCGTCGCCCCCGACCTGCGTGCGGTGCTCGCCTGTACGGTCGCGGGTGCCGGGCTCGCCGTACTGCCCCGCTATCTGTGTGCCGGGGCACTGGAGCGCGGTGACGTGGTCGCCCTGCATGAACCGGCGGTGCCGCCGCTGCGGACGTACTTCCTGGTCGTGCGTACCGGCACCCTGGCGATGCCGCACATTGCCCGGGCCCATGAGTGGCTGTTGCGTGCGGCCGCCGACTGGAACTGA
- the dnaB gene encoding replicative DNA helicase: MSISEPLDDPWADSGPSDRLPASRRRGDGGRSRDEQHERGPDNAAWDGGGPSFERVPPQDLDAEQSVLGGMLLSKDAIADVVEILKGHDFYKPAHETVYQAILDVYAKGEPADPITIAAELTKRGEINKVGGASYLHTLVQTVPTAANAAYYAEIVHERAVLRRLVEAGTRITQMGYAADDDVDEIVNRAQAEIYAVTEQRTSEDYLPLGDIMEGALDEIEAIGSRSGEMTGVPTGFTDFDSLTNGLHPGQMIVIAARPAMGKSTLALDFARAASIKNNLPSVIFSLEMGRNEIAMRLLSAEARVALHHMRSGTMTDDDWTRLARRMPDVSAAPLYIDDSPNLSMMEIRAKCRRLKQRNDLKLVIIDYLQLMQSGGSKRAESRQQEVSDMSRNLKLLAKELELPVIALSQLNRGPEQRTDKKPMVSDLRESGSIEQDADMVILLHREDAYEKESPRAGEADLIVAKHRNGPTATITVAFQGHYSRFVDMAQT, encoded by the coding sequence GTGAGCATTTCCGAGCCTTTGGACGACCCGTGGGCCGACAGCGGTCCCAGTGATCGTCTGCCCGCTTCCCGCCGCCGCGGCGACGGGGGCCGCAGCCGCGACGAACAGCATGAGCGCGGTCCGGACAACGCCGCGTGGGATGGCGGCGGGCCGTCGTTCGAGCGGGTACCGCCGCAGGACCTGGATGCCGAGCAATCCGTCCTCGGCGGCATGCTCCTGTCCAAGGACGCCATCGCCGACGTCGTCGAGATACTCAAGGGTCACGACTTCTACAAGCCGGCCCACGAGACGGTCTACCAGGCCATCCTCGACGTCTACGCCAAGGGCGAGCCCGCCGACCCCATCACCATCGCCGCCGAACTCACCAAACGCGGCGAGATCAACAAGGTCGGCGGTGCCTCGTATCTGCACACCCTCGTCCAGACCGTGCCGACGGCCGCGAACGCCGCGTACTACGCGGAGATCGTGCACGAGCGTGCCGTCCTGCGCCGCCTGGTGGAGGCCGGCACGCGGATCACGCAGATGGGATACGCGGCCGACGACGACGTCGACGAGATCGTCAACCGCGCCCAGGCCGAGATCTACGCCGTCACCGAGCAGCGCACCAGCGAGGACTATCTGCCGCTCGGCGACATCATGGAGGGTGCGCTCGACGAGATCGAGGCGATCGGGTCGCGCAGTGGCGAGATGACCGGTGTACCCACGGGGTTCACGGACTTCGACTCGCTGACCAACGGTCTGCACCCTGGTCAGATGATTGTCATCGCCGCGCGTCCCGCCATGGGCAAGTCGACGCTGGCGCTGGACTTCGCGCGCGCCGCCTCGATCAAGAACAACCTCCCGAGCGTCATCTTCTCGCTCGAAATGGGGCGTAACGAGATCGCGATGCGTCTGCTGTCCGCCGAGGCCCGAGTCGCGCTGCACCACATGCGCTCCGGCACGATGACGGACGACGACTGGACCCGGCTGGCCCGCCGGATGCCGGATGTCTCCGCCGCCCCCCTCTACATCGACGACTCGCCGAACCTGTCGATGATGGAGATCCGCGCCAAGTGCCGCCGCCTCAAGCAGCGCAATGACCTCAAGCTGGTCATCATCGACTACCTCCAGCTCATGCAGTCCGGCGGTTCCAAGCGTGCCGAGAGCCGTCAGCAGGAGGTCTCGGACATGTCCCGTAACCTCAAGCTCCTGGCCAAGGAGCTGGAGCTCCCGGTCATCGCGCTCTCCCAGCTGAACCGTGGTCCCGAGCAGCGCACCGACAAGAAGCCGATGGTCTCCGACCTGCGTGAGTCCGGCTCGATCGAGCAGGACGCCGACATGGTCATCCTGCTGCACCGTGAGGACGCCTACGAGAAGGAGTCGCCGCGCGCGGGCGAGGCCGACCTCATCGTGGCCAAGCACCGTAACGGTCCGACGGCGACGATCACCGTGGCCTTCCAGGGCCACTACTCGCGTTTCGTGGACATGGCGCAGACCTGA
- a CDS encoding NUDIX domain-containing protein, translated as MTVRPVVKRTARAVLLDGDHLILIKRTKPGVDPYWITPGGGVEPDDTSVVDALHREVYEELGAKITDVVPCFVDTVEHIGEDAGTTGVKVQHFFVCHLESMDPALRHGPEVDEPAGEYEIVRVPFTRVGIASVHLVPLSLRHYLDGNIEGVRAMHAPDLG; from the coding sequence ATGACCGTCCGACCCGTGGTCAAGCGCACCGCCCGTGCCGTCCTCCTGGACGGCGACCACCTGATCCTGATCAAGCGCACCAAGCCCGGCGTCGACCCCTACTGGATCACTCCTGGAGGTGGCGTCGAACCGGACGACACCAGCGTCGTGGATGCCCTGCACCGCGAGGTGTACGAGGAACTCGGTGCCAAGATCACCGATGTGGTCCCCTGCTTCGTGGACACGGTGGAGCACATCGGCGAGGACGCCGGCACGACCGGGGTGAAGGTGCAGCACTTCTTCGTCTGCCACCTGGAGTCCATGGACCCGGCGCTGCGGCACGGCCCCGAAGTCGACGAGCCCGCCGGTGAGTACGAGATCGTCCGGGTGCCGTTCACGCGGGTCGGGATCGCCTCCGTCCACCTCGTACCGCTGTCGCTGCGGCACTACCTGGACGGCAACATCGAAGGCGTGCGTGCCATGCACGCTCCCGACCTCGGCTGA
- a CDS encoding GlcG/HbpS family heme-binding protein encodes MSTTAVAPLTIQDAEALVAAAHRAAGAAGVAVSVTVLDAGGHLLAFRRDDRAVLISGETSTRKAYTALQLNAPTADLVDAVQPGGPFHTLPTALDRPLLFIAGGVPVHRDGRLIGAIGIGGGAPEQDHAFAGSAVEVLA; translated from the coding sequence ATGAGCACCACCGCTGTCGCCCCGCTCACCATCCAGGACGCCGAAGCCCTCGTCGCCGCGGCCCACCGCGCAGCCGGAGCCGCCGGGGTCGCCGTCAGCGTCACGGTCCTCGACGCCGGCGGACACCTCCTCGCCTTCCGGCGCGACGACCGAGCCGTGCTGATCTCCGGGGAGACCAGCACCCGCAAGGCCTACACGGCGCTCCAACTGAACGCGCCGACCGCCGACCTCGTCGACGCCGTTCAGCCGGGAGGCCCCTTCCACACACTGCCCACGGCGCTCGACCGGCCGCTTCTGTTCATCGCGGGCGGCGTGCCCGTGCACCGCGACGGCCGGCTGATCGGCGCGATCGGGATCGGCGGCGGCGCACCCGAGCAGGACCACGCCTTCGCCGGGTCAGCCGTGGAGGTCCTCGCCTGA
- a CDS encoding MarR family winged helix-turn-helix transcriptional regulator encodes MTATDPALTALSQGWCALSLLHGRIEAHIERALQAGHDLSVREYSLLDVLSRQHDGDGGHLQMKQVADAVVLSQSATTRLVTRLEDRGLLERYLCPTDRRGIYTNVTAAGLELLDEARPTNDAALREALDEAAGNPDLAPLVRVVETLRTPVPA; translated from the coding sequence ATGACAGCCACGGACCCCGCGCTCACCGCCCTCTCTCAGGGCTGGTGCGCCCTCTCCCTGTTGCACGGACGGATCGAGGCCCACATCGAGCGCGCTCTGCAGGCAGGACACGACCTGAGCGTGCGCGAGTACTCCCTGCTCGACGTGCTCAGCCGGCAGCACGACGGCGATGGAGGTCATCTGCAGATGAAGCAGGTAGCCGACGCCGTCGTCCTCAGTCAGAGCGCCACCACTCGCCTGGTCACCCGGCTCGAGGACCGGGGGCTGCTCGAGCGTTATCTGTGCCCCACCGACCGGCGAGGCATCTACACCAACGTCACCGCGGCCGGCCTCGAGCTGCTGGACGAGGCACGGCCCACCAATGACGCCGCACTGCGTGAGGCCCTCGACGAAGCAGCCGGGAATCCCGACCTCGCCCCGCTGGTCCGGGTCGTGGAAACCCTCAGGACGCCGGTTCCCGCCTAG
- a CDS encoding MFS transporter translates to MPLALLALAIGAFGIGTTEFVIMGLLPEVAGDYGVSIPTAGFLVTGYALGVMFGAPLMTVLGTKVPRKRMLMLLMGLFIVGNLLSALAPAFSVMLIGRVVASLAHGAFFGIGSVVAADLVAPHKKAGAIATMFTGLTVANVVGVPLGTLVGQSVGWRVTFAAVAALGVVGLAGVAKLVPDMPRAEGVRLRHELAAFKNVQVLLAMAMTVLGFGGVFAAITYIAPMMTHVTGFAEGSVTWLLVLFGLGMVGGNLVGGRFADRALMPMLYVSLGALAVVLALFTLTAHNKTASAVTIVLIGALGFATVPPLQKRVLDHAHGAPTLASAVNIGAFNLGNALSAWLGGVVIAAGFGYTAPNWVGAVLAATALVLAFLSAALERRDGAPGAVAAGSVPAEEQAVAVDH, encoded by the coding sequence ATGCCTCTCGCGCTTCTGGCCCTCGCGATCGGGGCCTTCGGAATCGGAACGACAGAGTTCGTGATCATGGGCTTGCTGCCCGAGGTCGCCGGTGACTACGGAGTCTCCATCCCCACCGCCGGCTTCCTGGTGACCGGGTACGCGCTCGGCGTGATGTTCGGCGCCCCGCTGATGACCGTCCTCGGCACCAAGGTCCCGCGGAAGCGGATGCTGATGCTGCTGATGGGCCTCTTCATCGTCGGCAACCTGCTCTCCGCCCTCGCCCCGGCCTTCTCCGTCATGCTGATCGGCCGCGTGGTCGCCTCCCTTGCCCACGGCGCCTTCTTCGGCATCGGTTCGGTCGTCGCGGCCGACCTGGTCGCCCCGCACAAGAAGGCTGGCGCGATCGCGACGATGTTCACCGGACTGACCGTCGCCAACGTCGTCGGCGTCCCGCTGGGGACACTCGTCGGGCAGTCCGTCGGCTGGCGCGTCACCTTCGCCGCCGTCGCCGCGCTCGGTGTCGTCGGTCTGGCCGGAGTCGCCAAGCTGGTCCCCGACATGCCCAGGGCGGAGGGCGTGCGACTGCGCCACGAACTGGCCGCGTTCAAGAACGTTCAGGTCCTGCTCGCGATGGCCATGACCGTCCTCGGCTTCGGCGGGGTCTTCGCGGCCATCACCTACATCGCGCCGATGATGACCCATGTCACGGGCTTCGCCGAGGGCTCGGTCACCTGGCTGCTGGTCCTCTTCGGCCTCGGTATGGTCGGCGGGAACCTCGTCGGCGGCAGGTTCGCCGACCGCGCCCTGATGCCGATGCTGTACGTCTCCCTGGGCGCCCTGGCCGTCGTCCTGGCCCTGTTCACGCTCACCGCGCACAACAAGACCGCGTCGGCTGTGACCATCGTCCTGATCGGAGCCCTCGGCTTCGCCACGGTCCCGCCGCTGCAGAAGCGCGTCCTGGACCACGCGCACGGTGCCCCGACGCTCGCCTCGGCCGTGAACATCGGTGCCTTCAATCTCGGCAACGCGCTCTCCGCCTGGCTCGGAGGCGTCGTCATCGCCGCGGGCTTCGGCTACACCGCCCCGAACTGGGTCGGTGCCGTGCTCGCCGCCACCGCGCTGGTCCTCGCCTTCCTCTCGGCGGCTCTTGAACGGCGCGACGGAGCCCCCGGCGCGGTCGCCGCGGGCTCCGTACCCGCAGAAGAACAGGCCGTCGCCGTAGACCACTGA